CATCTTTCAGTTTTAACAGGCCTTGCTGCTGAAGGAGAAGCAAAGAGCGGCCAAGGTTGGTTGGATCATTCGGTACTGCAATCTGGTCGCCGTCTTTTAGCTCATCGATAGATTCGATTTTGCTTGAGTAACCGGCAATCGGGTAAACAAAAGTGTTACCGGCAACGGCAAACTTGTAGCCACGGTCGGCAATTTGCTGATCAAGGTATGGTTTGTGCTGGAAGGCATTGGCATCGATCGAGCCTTCTTCCAGCGCCGCATTCGGCGATACGTAATCGGTGAAGGTGATCAGCTCAACATCCAGGCCGTATTTTTCCTTGGCTTCTTTTGCTGCTACTTCAGCCACTTGCTCTTCAGCGCCTGCCATCACCCCAATTTTAATTTTGCTGTTATCAACCACTGCGTCCTTCTCGCCACAACCGGTCAGTACCAATGCTGATGCCAGGCCGGCGACGGCGACGAGGTTCTTCAAATTAAAAGCCATGTTATATCT
This Photobacterium gaetbulicola Gung47 DNA region includes the following protein-coding sequences:
- a CDS encoding DL-methionine transporter substrate-binding subunit (COG1464): MAFNLKNLVAVAGLASALVLTGCGEKDAVVDNSKIKIGVMAGAEEQVAEVAAKEAKEKYGLDVELITFTDYVSPNAALEEGSIDANAFQHKPYLDQQIADRGYKFAVAGNTFVYPIAGYSSKIESIDELKDGDQIAVPNDPTNLGRSLLLLQQQGLLKLKDGIGLTATVLDIVENPSNLRIVELEAAQLPRSLDDVQLAIINTTYASSINLTPERDGVFVEDKESPYVNLIVAREDNVDAENVQTFIKAYQSDVVYEAAKEIFQGGVVKGW